A DNA window from Streptomyces parvus contains the following coding sequences:
- a CDS encoding relaxase/mobilization nuclease domain-containing protein: protein MIANIVKPGHKTRGVLNYLYGPGRANEHTDPHLVASFDGFAPDPGRDPDATLAQLATVLDLRVKQANHKAPKNHVWHCSIRAAPEDRHLSDDEWATIARRVLDATGIAPAGDTDACRWVAVRHADDHIHIVATKVRGDLRPPRNWNDYLRADKELAAVEKEYGLRQVQRGDRTAAKRPTRAEQEKARRTGNTRTSREHLRTVARTALSAATDTEEFFRLVEGAGALIDVQYFPSGDVRGYKLALDCDTNAQGQPVWFSGSTLAPDLSYPRIAERLTATETTPREPTGSTAWRRLTVAIDRTPDHLSNGGTEAGQAHITVLAEALDVLPLTAPASLRPDLLQAATAFERASRSRIRAEHRQAHTTRRAVKSILREPAPKDGVLLAVLLDAVLLAALAAQHWHRNRGHTQQAEAASQAAEHLRTAYQAAAAGPLAMIHQRGTQLPEWLHHQQAAAVGRALPEQAEKILTDTGWPALAATLAQASSVGLDSAALLAQAAERRDLDTAMSVSEVLIWRLHRIADLNQRTTSRGPAPQSAPYRPARTGQQRRTR from the coding sequence TTGATCGCGAACATCGTCAAGCCGGGGCACAAGACCCGGGGCGTCCTGAACTACCTCTACGGTCCCGGCCGCGCCAACGAACACACCGACCCCCACCTCGTGGCCTCGTTCGACGGTTTCGCCCCCGACCCCGGCCGCGACCCGGACGCGACACTCGCCCAGCTCGCCACCGTCCTCGACCTGAGGGTCAAGCAGGCCAACCACAAGGCGCCGAAGAACCACGTCTGGCACTGCTCGATCCGCGCCGCCCCCGAGGACCGCCACCTGTCCGACGACGAGTGGGCAACCATCGCCCGCCGCGTCCTCGACGCCACCGGCATCGCACCCGCCGGTGATACCGACGCCTGCCGCTGGGTCGCCGTCCGCCACGCCGACGACCACATACACATCGTCGCCACCAAGGTACGAGGTGACCTCCGTCCGCCCCGCAACTGGAACGACTACCTGCGCGCCGATAAGGAACTCGCAGCGGTCGAGAAGGAGTACGGGCTCCGACAGGTCCAACGGGGCGACCGCACCGCCGCCAAGCGCCCCACCCGCGCCGAGCAGGAGAAAGCCCGCCGCACGGGGAACACCCGAACCTCACGTGAGCACCTTCGTACCGTCGCCCGCACGGCGCTCTCAGCTGCCACGGACACCGAGGAGTTCTTCCGGCTCGTCGAAGGTGCCGGAGCCCTCATCGATGTCCAGTACTTCCCGTCCGGGGATGTCCGCGGCTACAAGCTCGCCCTCGACTGCGACACAAACGCCCAAGGCCAACCGGTGTGGTTCTCCGGCTCCACCCTCGCCCCGGACCTCTCCTATCCCAGGATCGCCGAACGCCTCACGGCCACCGAGACGACACCGAGGGAACCCACTGGCTCCACAGCTTGGCGGCGCCTCACCGTCGCCATCGACCGGACACCCGACCACCTTAGCAACGGTGGCACCGAAGCCGGGCAGGCCCACATCACCGTCCTCGCCGAAGCCCTCGACGTCCTGCCCCTCACCGCGCCCGCGAGCCTGCGGCCCGATCTCCTGCAAGCAGCAACCGCGTTCGAGCGGGCAAGTCGCTCCCGAATCCGCGCAGAGCACCGGCAGGCCCACACCACCCGCCGAGCGGTGAAATCGATCCTCCGTGAACCCGCCCCGAAGGACGGAGTCCTCCTCGCAGTCCTTCTCGACGCCGTTCTCTTGGCCGCCTTGGCCGCGCAGCACTGGCACCGTAATCGCGGCCACACCCAACAGGCCGAGGCCGCATCACAGGCCGCCGAGCACCTCCGCACCGCTTACCAGGCCGCTGCAGCCGGGCCGCTGGCCATGATCCATCAGCGAGGAACCCAACTGCCCGAATGGCTTCACCACCAACAAGCGGCCGCCGTGGGCCGAGCCCTCCCCGAGCAGGCCGAGAAGATCCTCACCGACACCGGCTGGCCCGCCCTGGCAGCCACCCTCGCCCAGGCCAGCAGCGTCGGCCTCGACTCCGCCGCCCTCCTCGCCCAAGCCGCCGAAAGGCGAGACCTGGACACCGCCATGAGCGTCAGCGAGGTTCTCATCTGGCGGCTGCACCGTATCGCCGACCTGAACCAACGGACCACCAGCCGTGGCCCGGCACCTCAGTCGGCCCCCTACCGACCCGCCCGCACAGGCCAGCAGCGCCGTACGCGCTGA
- a CDS encoding DnaB-like helicase N-terminal domain-containing protein, with translation MNQGTTLPSQTPSRFDEGSTPTEQPFNLDAECAVLGACMHKPGIIAAVRPILGDDAFYRPAHETIWRALLAQHREDKPTDPIVLTELLQQQGELQRVGGPVYVSQLADAPYGTSSAEYHAEIVRAKADLRRLGASAVRTLQRVREPGADPEAIRSEVETEVRAERERALASGQGRLSRFATDGWSFVKESGANAQPLWGTGEKTVWAPGESLMIVGAPGVGKTTLAHQVIFARLGLTETVLEMPVAPSRRVLYLAMDRPKQIAKAMARRVFPTDEKILRERLVVWEGPLPTTLDKEPDLLADLAAAHQADTIVIDSLKDAVSTMVDDSLAVAFHNARMRALRNGVEILELHHQRKATADAPRGQRPSLDQVYGSTWFTAGAGSVLFVTGRAGDPAVTLHHLKTPTGEVGPLDVTHDHVRGTTTVDPTKDPAVLLRNAPGGLTARELATILVGGDPERADVEKARRHLSRLVDSSLATKTDGIAGGAGGGQQARYYASARHLISVG, from the coding sequence GTGAACCAGGGTACGACCCTGCCCTCCCAGACGCCATCCCGCTTCGACGAAGGCTCCACCCCGACGGAGCAGCCGTTTAACCTGGACGCCGAGTGCGCGGTCCTCGGCGCCTGCATGCACAAACCCGGCATCATCGCCGCGGTCAGGCCCATCCTCGGCGATGACGCCTTCTACCGGCCCGCGCACGAGACCATCTGGCGCGCGCTCCTCGCGCAGCATCGCGAGGACAAGCCGACCGATCCGATCGTCCTCACCGAGCTGCTCCAGCAGCAGGGCGAGCTGCAGCGCGTGGGCGGCCCCGTCTACGTGTCCCAGCTCGCCGATGCCCCCTACGGCACCAGCAGCGCGGAGTACCACGCGGAGATCGTCCGCGCCAAGGCGGACCTGCGCCGCCTTGGAGCCTCAGCCGTGCGCACACTCCAGCGGGTCCGGGAGCCCGGCGCCGATCCCGAGGCGATCCGCAGCGAGGTCGAGACGGAAGTACGCGCCGAACGGGAACGCGCGCTCGCATCGGGACAGGGGCGGCTGTCCCGCTTCGCCACCGACGGATGGTCGTTCGTCAAAGAGAGCGGCGCAAACGCCCAGCCCTTGTGGGGCACGGGCGAGAAGACCGTCTGGGCCCCAGGCGAGAGCCTGATGATCGTCGGCGCTCCCGGCGTCGGCAAGACGACGCTGGCCCATCAGGTGATCTTCGCCCGCCTCGGCCTGACGGAAACCGTCCTGGAGATGCCTGTCGCTCCCAGCAGGCGCGTGCTCTACCTGGCGATGGATCGCCCCAAACAGATCGCCAAGGCCATGGCCCGCCGCGTCTTCCCCACCGACGAGAAGATCCTCCGCGAGCGGCTCGTGGTCTGGGAGGGCCCGCTGCCCACCACCCTCGACAAGGAACCCGATCTCCTCGCCGACCTCGCCGCCGCCCACCAAGCCGACACCATCGTGATCGACAGCCTCAAGGACGCGGTCAGCACGATGGTCGACGACAGCCTCGCGGTCGCCTTCCATAACGCCCGTATGCGCGCTCTGCGCAACGGGGTGGAGATCCTGGAACTGCACCACCAGCGCAAGGCGACCGCCGACGCGCCACGCGGCCAGCGCCCCAGCCTGGACCAGGTCTACGGGTCCACCTGGTTCACCGCCGGCGCGGGCAGCGTCCTGTTCGTCACCGGCAGGGCGGGCGACCCTGCGGTGACTCTGCATCACCTCAAGACGCCCACCGGCGAAGTCGGCCCCCTGGATGTCACCCACGACCATGTACGTGGGACCACCACCGTCGACCCCACCAAGGACCCCGCCGTCCTGCTGCGGAACGCCCCGGGCGGGCTGACCGCACGCGAACTGGCCACCATCCTCGTCGGTGGCGATCCCGAGCGAGCCGATGTCGAGAAGGCACGACGCCATCTCAGCCGCCTCGTCGACAGCAGCCTTGCCACCAAGACCGACGGCATCGCTGGAGGGGCCGGAGGCGGCCAGCAGGCCCGCTACTACGCCTCCGCTCGCCACCTCATCTCCGTGGGCTGA
- a CDS encoding NUDIX hydrolase, giving the protein MTTEVNPAVAAAVVVQDGRVLLVRRRVSEGALSWQFPAGKIESGESAGEAAAREAREETGLLVTPQIVLGQRVHPMTGWEIHYVACRRSGGEAGIASPDEVADLAWVAHGEIPHYVPYGLFKPVRDYLDEALLS; this is encoded by the coding sequence ATGACCACTGAGGTCAATCCGGCGGTCGCAGCCGCCGTCGTCGTGCAGGACGGGCGGGTGCTGCTCGTGCGACGGCGCGTGTCGGAGGGGGCGCTTTCGTGGCAGTTCCCGGCAGGGAAGATCGAATCCGGCGAGAGTGCGGGGGAGGCGGCGGCGCGCGAGGCCCGGGAGGAGACTGGGCTGCTGGTGACTCCCCAGATCGTGCTCGGGCAACGGGTTCACCCCATGACCGGATGGGAGATCCACTACGTCGCGTGTAGACGCTCTGGCGGCGAAGCGGGCATCGCGAGTCCGGACGAAGTAGCCGATCTGGCTTGGGTCGCGCACGGCGAGATCCCGCACTACGTGCCCTACGGACTGTTCAAGCCGGTACGGGACTATCTCGATGAGGCTCTACTCTCGTGA
- the mobC gene encoding plasmid mobilization relaxosome protein MobC, whose protein sequence is MAETGPRRKGAPGTAGGRAADEAALRRVAQRRARKDMQRKERVDVRYSVDEKEAILAEARRLGLAGAHLVGAIVMAHLDNDFVLPGNRTATDDLIDELAALRAQVAKIGTNVNQVAHRLNSGGHTHPVDAAVLAEAGRVLVTVKRAATAVDTAADAAATKHQAA, encoded by the coding sequence GTGGCGGAGACGGGCCCCCGGCGCAAGGGCGCACCGGGGACAGCAGGCGGGCGTGCCGCCGACGAGGCCGCGCTGCGTCGTGTCGCCCAGCGTCGCGCCCGCAAGGACATGCAGCGTAAGGAGCGTGTCGATGTCCGCTACAGCGTCGACGAGAAGGAAGCGATCCTGGCCGAAGCCCGTCGCCTAGGTCTGGCCGGTGCGCACCTGGTCGGTGCGATCGTCATGGCTCATCTGGACAACGACTTCGTCCTGCCTGGCAATCGGACCGCAACCGATGACCTGATCGACGAGCTCGCCGCTTTGCGCGCGCAGGTTGCCAAGATCGGTACGAACGTGAACCAGGTTGCCCACCGCCTCAACTCCGGTGGTCATACCCACCCGGTTGACGCTGCCGTGCTCGCGGAGGCCGGACGGGTCCTGGTCACGGTCAAGCGGGCGGCCACCGCCGTCGACACCGCCGCCGACGCGGCGGCCACAAAGCACCAGGCGGCCTAG
- a CDS encoding tyrosine-type recombinase/integrase, whose product MTRASESQSRQPNGASSIYLGKDGRWHGRVTVGVKDDGTPDRRHVSRKTRPEVTKAVRELERQRDKGAVRKAGQSWTLATWLTHWVENIAAPNVSENTIDGYRVAVNHHLVPGLGAHRLEKLEPEHLERFYRKMQETGSAAGTAHQVHRTLRTALNEAVRRGHAVRNPATIAKAPRLEEDEVEPYSVEEVRRLLAEAGKRRNAARWVIALALGLRQGEVLGMQWTDIDFELGVIRVRRGRLRPRYEHGCGNRCGRKPGYCPQKINVRRETKSVKSRAGQRPIGVPDELMALLRRHKEQQGRECALARDLWTEKGYVFTSPVGEPLNPNTDFHRWKDLLKAAGVRDGRLHDARHTAATVLLILGISDAVVDSIMGWEPGKSARMRRRYQHMTGPVLKQTAAKVGALLWTVPADVSVEAGSSAAVRSASASADSALYLANLGGRRLAFAAREHAERVVAQWSEDRPGQAAQVEEIGRAQWEAEAGGGAQPIRHEVPDRRMVHHAHAVFLTGGERLNVGSPARWSTWAWDFEPDLYTDLPVRWHTSRRPGQEIEAHVRGTDENAVSSAYGEACAQAVDRARNPTTYGDQS is encoded by the coding sequence GTGACTCGCGCCTCCGAATCGCAGTCCCGCCAGCCCAATGGAGCCTCGTCCATCTACCTCGGCAAGGACGGCCGCTGGCACGGCCGAGTCACCGTCGGCGTCAAGGACGACGGCACCCCTGACCGTCGCCATGTCAGCCGGAAGACCCGACCCGAGGTCACCAAGGCCGTCCGCGAGCTGGAGCGCCAGCGCGACAAGGGCGCGGTGCGCAAGGCCGGCCAGAGCTGGACGCTCGCGACCTGGCTCACCCACTGGGTCGAGAACATCGCAGCGCCGAACGTCTCCGAGAACACCATCGACGGCTACCGGGTCGCGGTGAACCATCACCTCGTCCCCGGCCTCGGCGCCCACCGCCTGGAGAAGCTGGAGCCGGAGCACCTGGAGCGCTTCTACAGGAAGATGCAGGAGACCGGCAGCGCCGCCGGCACTGCCCACCAGGTGCACCGCACCCTCCGTACCGCGCTCAACGAAGCCGTGCGCCGGGGGCACGCCGTCCGGAACCCGGCGACGATCGCGAAGGCCCCGCGCCTCGAAGAGGACGAAGTCGAGCCGTACTCGGTTGAGGAGGTCCGACGCCTCCTGGCGGAGGCGGGGAAGCGCCGCAACGCGGCCCGCTGGGTCATCGCCTTGGCGCTCGGACTCCGTCAGGGCGAGGTCCTCGGCATGCAGTGGACCGACATCGACTTCGAGCTCGGAGTCATCCGTGTCCGACGAGGCCGCCTACGGCCCCGCTACGAGCACGGCTGCGGTAACCGCTGTGGGCGCAAGCCAGGCTACTGCCCGCAGAAGATCAACGTTCGGCGCGAGACCAAGAGCGTGAAGTCACGAGCCGGTCAGCGGCCCATCGGCGTTCCGGACGAGCTGATGGCTCTGCTCCGACGGCACAAGGAGCAGCAGGGCCGAGAGTGCGCTCTCGCTCGTGACCTCTGGACGGAGAAGGGGTATGTCTTCACCTCGCCGGTCGGCGAACCCCTGAACCCGAACACCGACTTCCACCGGTGGAAGGACCTGCTGAAGGCTGCGGGGGTTCGCGACGGCCGCCTTCACGACGCCCGACACACGGCGGCCACGGTCCTGCTCATCCTCGGGATCTCCGACGCCGTCGTCGACAGCATCATGGGCTGGGAGCCCGGCAAGTCCGCACGGATGCGCCGCCGCTACCAGCACATGACCGGCCCCGTCCTGAAGCAGACCGCCGCCAAGGTCGGAGCGCTGCTCTGGACCGTGCCCGCGGACGTGTCGGTGGAGGCCGGCTCCAGTGCCGCCGTGCGCTCCGCCTCTGCCTCGGCCGACTCAGCTCTCTACCTCGCCAACCTCGGCGGCCGACGCCTGGCCTTCGCCGCCCGTGAGCACGCGGAGCGAGTGGTTGCTCAGTGGAGTGAGGATCGGCCAGGCCAAGCCGCTCAGGTTGAGGAGATAGGGCGGGCGCAGTGGGAGGCCGAGGCAGGCGGCGGAGCCCAGCCCATCCGTCACGAGGTTCCCGACCGCCGGATGGTGCACCACGCTCATGCCGTGTTTCTGACGGGAGGAGAACGGCTCAACGTCGGGAGTCCTGCCCGATGGTCGACATGGGCCTGGGACTTCGAGCCCGATCTGTACACGGACCTGCCAGTCCGCTGGCACACTTCTCGTCGGCCAGGCCAGGAGATCGAGGCCCACGTGCGTGGCACGGACGAGAACGCGGTCTCGTCGGCCTACGGGGAGGCGTGCGCACAGGCTGTGGACCGGGCGCGTAATCCCACCACGTACGGCGATCAGAGTTAG
- a CDS encoding helix-turn-helix domain-containing protein, with the protein MVTVQRWSGREARLLRDALRMSLRDFAAYLGVSDRTVSNWEAGGAGYQPRAESQGILDTALGRAPDDARTRFAEAQGMSDTAAPVTGRIEVDSHKFLPVFIGVERAGRLREHLTPSGGAQWLESSSTRLDHPEAQSCVLHVFACGVAVFHLVQPHEPAALTDLAVWRYRSYASDLPWARDKIRELLEGDHAGATNPEYVLSLYCLTSGPWAADAYDTALRLLSTPSVLVDRGAPGGPAPLACTVEESLLATGFDHPDIVSFGVRGVSTAYAGWSGVAYASHSSERSLTTDELVACELTVQALWCFTRHIQQMVEDGQDPSMPERYGWRFLRAAASRLTTARAQETAQHVLMREAIMKTSGLAERLRTAQEALRESAG; encoded by the coding sequence GTGGTCACGGTGCAGAGATGGTCCGGCCGGGAGGCCCGGCTGCTACGCGATGCCCTGCGCATGAGCCTGCGGGATTTCGCCGCGTACCTGGGGGTCAGCGACCGTACTGTGTCGAACTGGGAGGCAGGCGGTGCCGGCTACCAGCCTCGCGCCGAGTCTCAGGGCATTCTCGACACCGCGCTCGGTCGCGCACCCGACGACGCGAGAACCCGGTTCGCGGAAGCGCAGGGAATGAGTGACACGGCTGCACCTGTCACAGGGCGGATAGAAGTCGACTCTCACAAGTTCCTGCCGGTCTTCATCGGTGTCGAGCGCGCCGGCCGGCTTCGGGAGCATCTGACACCGAGTGGGGGCGCTCAGTGGCTGGAGTCCTCCTCGACCCGACTGGACCACCCCGAGGCGCAGAGCTGTGTCCTGCACGTCTTCGCATGCGGGGTAGCCGTCTTCCACCTTGTCCAGCCGCACGAACCTGCCGCGCTGACCGACCTGGCCGTCTGGCGCTACCGCTCCTACGCGTCTGACCTTCCCTGGGCCCGGGACAAGATCCGCGAACTCCTCGAAGGGGACCACGCCGGGGCCACCAACCCCGAATACGTCCTTTCCCTCTACTGCCTCACCTCCGGTCCGTGGGCCGCAGACGCCTACGACACCGCGCTGCGCCTGCTCTCCACTCCCTCGGTTCTGGTCGACCGCGGGGCACCGGGTGGTCCCGCGCCCTTGGCCTGCACGGTCGAGGAGTCGCTTCTTGCCACCGGCTTCGACCACCCGGACATCGTTTCCTTCGGCGTACGGGGAGTGTCCACCGCCTACGCCGGCTGGTCCGGCGTCGCCTACGCCTCCCACTCCAGCGAGCGCAGCCTCACCACCGACGAGCTGGTCGCCTGCGAGCTGACCGTCCAGGCCCTGTGGTGTTTCACCCGCCACATCCAGCAGATGGTCGAAGACGGCCAGGACCCCTCCATGCCGGAGCGGTACGGCTGGCGATTCCTGCGTGCCGCCGCTTCCCGGCTCACCACCGCCCGTGCTCAGGAGACCGCGCAACACGTCCTGATGCGGGAGGCCATCATGAAGACCAGCGGATTGGCCGAACGGCTGCGCACCGCGCAGGAAGCTCTGCGCGAGAGCGCCGGCTGA
- a CDS encoding helix-turn-helix domain-containing protein, with amino-acid sequence MPQPGLPISQIAQLLDVPEDALRTLMAERRPSGDTTLVALTVTEAARRIGIGRTKLYEYVSSGEIVSVKIGSLRRIPAEAVNDFLARRLSATDFGAAA; translated from the coding sequence ATGCCGCAGCCCGGCCTGCCCATTTCCCAGATAGCCCAGCTTCTGGATGTCCCCGAAGACGCCCTGCGTACTCTGATGGCCGAACGCCGCCCCAGTGGTGACACGACTCTCGTCGCTCTCACCGTCACCGAGGCTGCCCGTCGAATCGGCATCGGCCGTACCAAGCTCTACGAGTACGTCTCCTCCGGCGAGATCGTCTCCGTCAAGATCGGTAGCCTGCGCCGCATCCCAGCAGAAGCGGTGAACGACTTCCTGGCCCGCCGGCTGTCGGCGACCGATTTCGGGGCCGCCGCGTGA
- a CDS encoding FAD-dependent oxidoreductase — translation MADTPLDTDLIIIGGGPAGCAAARMAAGVGMRTILVEPDRLCRNLYRIPALNNVLGGHTNGPDLADAIVAELKGTELCRLELGRRVTELRADDDRVTVTVDTGARLTAPYAVVATGVGPLQPHDVTWITAPDGPVLPPLWEAEADDAEGRTLLVLGGDRPIGTFLRAHPAADTRLLVAYPAADAYKIEEIQDDPRVTLVPVDHLTLQAAEDTQLSAEAVGQDGTRRTITADAAYLSIGNAPTAPPGDLTRSPDGYCPPTDQHPRVIVAGDLRSARFQRIMTALGSGSEAALHAYYAARDVPTKG, via the coding sequence ATGGCCGACACACCGCTCGACACTGACCTGATCATCATCGGCGGAGGACCGGCGGGCTGCGCCGCCGCCCGCATGGCCGCAGGCGTCGGCATGCGCACGATCCTGGTCGAGCCGGACCGGCTGTGCCGAAATCTCTACCGGATCCCGGCCCTGAACAACGTCCTCGGCGGCCACACCAACGGCCCCGACCTGGCCGACGCCATCGTGGCGGAACTGAAGGGCACCGAGCTGTGCCGCCTCGAACTCGGCAGGCGTGTCACCGAACTCCGCGCCGATGATGACCGGGTGACCGTCACGGTCGACACCGGTGCGCGTCTCACGGCTCCGTACGCCGTCGTCGCCACCGGCGTCGGCCCCCTCCAGCCCCACGACGTCACCTGGATCACCGCCCCCGACGGCCCAGTCCTGCCCCCGCTCTGGGAGGCAGAAGCCGACGACGCCGAGGGGCGCACCCTCCTTGTCCTGGGTGGCGACCGCCCGATCGGCACGTTCCTGCGTGCCCACCCGGCCGCAGACACCCGCCTGCTCGTGGCGTACCCGGCAGCCGACGCGTACAAGATCGAGGAAATCCAGGACGACCCCCGCGTGACCCTCGTCCCCGTCGACCACCTGACGCTGCAGGCGGCAGAGGACACCCAGTTGTCGGCGGAAGCAGTGGGCCAGGACGGCACGCGGCGGACGATCACAGCGGATGCGGCCTACCTCAGCATCGGCAACGCCCCGACCGCCCCGCCCGGCGATCTCACCCGGAGCCCGGACGGATACTGCCCGCCGACCGACCAGCACCCCCGCGTCATTGTGGCCGGCGACCTCCGCTCCGCCCGCTTCCAGCGGATCATGACCGCACTGGGGTCAGGCAGCGAGGCCGCACTGCACGCCTACTACGCGGCCAGGGACGTGCCCACCAAGGGCTGA
- a CDS encoding helix-turn-helix transcriptional regulator has protein sequence MPEDHVAARVKLEREVRGWSTVKLAEEMAAVGHPINQSAIWRIESGKPRRRVNLDEALGFCKVFDLTMQDLTGPPDELATPRIRQLAHEYVQMTLEYRQLRAAIDRNQMHLHEIDVELNAYGDKGPEQRGQVDELLRLEERTQQRNLHPSRARMRNQPPAGE, from the coding sequence GTGCCGGAAGACCACGTCGCCGCACGCGTCAAGCTGGAACGCGAGGTCCGCGGTTGGAGCACGGTGAAGCTCGCCGAGGAGATGGCCGCTGTCGGTCATCCGATCAACCAATCCGCGATCTGGCGCATCGAGAGCGGCAAGCCGCGTCGCAGGGTCAACCTCGACGAGGCGCTCGGCTTCTGCAAGGTCTTCGACCTCACCATGCAGGACCTGACCGGACCGCCGGACGAGCTGGCCACGCCCCGCATCCGCCAGCTCGCACACGAGTACGTGCAGATGACGTTGGAGTACCGCCAACTGCGGGCGGCGATCGACCGAAACCAGATGCACCTGCATGAGATCGATGTCGAACTCAACGCCTACGGTGACAAGGGTCCTGAGCAGAGAGGACAGGTCGACGAACTCCTACGGCTCGAAGAACGGACCCAGCAGAGAAATCTGCACCCGTCCCGGGCGCGTATGAGGAACCAGCCACCAGCCGGCGAGTAG
- a CDS encoding isochorismatase family cysteine hydrolase — MDISSAALVVIDMQNGFVNRHSRHVVPAVADLVARWSAAGRPVVFTRYFNYPDSPYERFFQWRRLQEPPETDIVPELAEAAGHAHAGVDKTGYTLFTPEAAELMRRAGWTDLVFCGIATESCVLKSAADAFEHGYAPWIVVDACASDAGPDVHDAGLLVARRLIGTGQLVDVEHVMSQLDTRVADPVLE; from the coding sequence ATGGACATCAGCAGTGCCGCACTGGTCGTGATCGACATGCAGAACGGCTTTGTGAACCGTCACAGTCGCCACGTCGTGCCCGCAGTCGCCGACCTCGTCGCCAGATGGTCGGCCGCCGGGCGCCCTGTCGTCTTCACCCGGTACTTCAACTATCCGGACAGCCCGTACGAGCGGTTCTTCCAGTGGCGACGCCTCCAGGAACCACCCGAGACCGACATCGTTCCCGAGCTCGCCGAGGCGGCGGGCCACGCGCACGCAGGCGTCGACAAGACCGGGTACACGCTCTTCACGCCCGAGGCCGCAGAACTGATGCGACGGGCCGGCTGGACCGACCTCGTCTTCTGCGGAATCGCCACCGAGAGCTGCGTTCTGAAGTCCGCCGCAGACGCCTTCGAGCACGGATACGCACCCTGGATCGTCGTGGACGCCTGTGCCAGCGACGCCGGCCCGGACGTCCACGACGCCGGTCTGCTCGTCGCCCGGCGCCTGATCGGAACAGGCCAACTCGTGGACGTCGAGCATGTGATGAGCCAACTCGATACGCGTGTGGCCGACCCGGTGCTGGAATAG
- a CDS encoding NUDIX domain-containing protein: protein MTDIVKRNARAILLDGDELVLIKRTKPGREPYWVTVGGGVETDDATIESALHREVFEEIGGKLARAELVHLITDQLEGGVGVQHIFAARLESMDLAARTGTEFAKPERGEYEVVRVPFTSEAVRELNLMPPELAEFIAANTYAITSVLDTPIREA from the coding sequence ATGACCGACATCGTCAAGCGCAACGCCCGCGCCATCCTCCTCGACGGCGACGAACTGGTCCTGATCAAGCGCACCAAGCCGGGCAGGGAGCCGTACTGGGTGACGGTCGGCGGAGGGGTCGAGACGGACGACGCGACCATCGAATCGGCTCTGCACCGCGAGGTGTTCGAGGAGATCGGCGGCAAGCTGGCGCGCGCCGAACTGGTCCACCTGATCACCGACCAGTTGGAGGGCGGCGTCGGCGTCCAGCACATCTTCGCCGCGCGCCTGGAGTCGATGGACCTGGCCGCGCGTACGGGAACGGAGTTCGCGAAGCCGGAACGGGGCGAATACGAGGTGGTACGCGTCCCATTCACCAGTGAGGCGGTCCGCGAACTGAACCTGATGCCCCCGGAGCTCGCCGAGTTCATCGCCGCCAACACGTACGCGATCACCTCGGTCCTCGACACCCCGATCCGCGAGGCGTGA